The genomic segment tcgcggcaatgtatttttaatatttttaaattactattgtaatagtATGATGAAcattgcattcaattttcaagcatttcGACTTTTcaccaaaaattgaaaatgtctataaattgcACAGAGTCAAaccattttgaaaattgtaaaatatgtatgaaaaatgataaaatgtaaaatatgttgatgaaaatttcaagcgctaacagttatttatttttgaataataacaaaataataaaatcgtttcATGAGAAATCATGTGAATATCCGATgtcaaaaaatttgaacttcaaacagtcataaacaatttatttgattttcaggtggacttttttttgttaaaggtaggAAAACGTAagtggaatcttgtattacattttattaagcccttaggtatataaatagaaaatttattatggatttttaacAAAGTAGTTTGTATTAATTCGTGGTTTTaacgaaaattatcaaaattctaacttaagacatttataaaaatagattgtggatttacgctcaacttttttgtAATTTCCACTAAAAATATCTaaccttgtatttaattttcgaCCAAACGagaaatttttatcaacaataatttaaaaaaaactaataaaaattagttatacatttttaattgatggaataataaatatacatatattattattgttattaaaattaatacctatgttaataGTTGTAAATTATGTCTGTAACTGTATAACTGTGTGtctgtatgtataaaatatggtataccATCTATAATCTTAGGTGATTAAAAATCAACAGTCTAATACAATAGAGTAATTcagtaatataacttatattgttttatacttacttatttataaaattttaaacttataaagttataacactGCGCtcttctataataatttatataaagtataattatataaattcaatatacctagttttaaataattatggaataatttataatattaagtaaattaatatgtgataaacaaaaaacattaaacatgttttttatttgagtttgtAAATATGTTATGATGTTGGGTTGGTTTATGAGTTTGAAACTTAAGAGTTAAAAggctatatttaaatttgttatacaagaaatgaatttttaaaaaaaaacttctatacattatatttaaataatatgttacattttttcCTTGTTTCGTTCAATaaggtaacttttaaaaatgttcgcaTGCAAGTTCAtgactataaacttttagatataatatatctaaatattgtataatatatatataatatcatgaaaatgtcttgaaatattttgaaaaaaattaatttcatgaaattttaaaaccgtATTCATAACCATATAAAAACGATAACATATTACGTATAGGTAATACTCATGAACAATGATAATCTAAGTTCacgattatacatattataaggtattcgtataaaaatattattagcaagaaaactgtaaaatcaatgataataatataatatgttacaattataattatattataatgtattacattaacacctataatacctacatattattatgtcgtagcCATTTCGTGAAATCGATCTTTTCAAGGAAATGTTATCCATTAAATGAAGTGGAAACGGCTTTTTCAAACTTTGAGAAATACTTAAATGTTACACAAAATGGTCATGTTTTCATGAATTAGTCACTTCAATAATTgacattgtttaattaaaaaaattagactgCACTTTACGTAAGGTGTGTACcacacacaattattattagttatttgaagTATACActactattttttgtttatgatatattaattaattatttatttttagtgtaattAATAAGACggaaatactttattattatttatttataaatattactgcaTATCTACTATATAGGTAAAGAACTAAAATCATTCTAAGTAAGTAcgtatttgtatgtaaatattaattaaaacatcaatttatatttatgtaaacaatTGGTATCAAATAtgacatgaataaataataaataataatattaaatttgtatgttaaatgttttattttacaaagcGAATGTCGCATTGTGAAAAATATCACACGATGTTAAATTAAAGTGACCATTTCATTGAAAATCGattgttttatgaattattttcgtatttcaCGTAGTGTGAAAAAGACGTTTTCAAAAAACTAAACTTCACTAAATGTCtacgacaaaaatataataagtacacatACTACACGTACTATATGTGCAAACGTTACGAGCTTACTGCGAGCGAGTGCCTCGtccaatatattgtaattatataatttttatttacgcgCAACAACCGCCATCAGCGTGAACTTGAATGACTTCTTGTACGTCCTGTTGCAATCACTGTGTACCTACACATGTCTATTATTGTCTAATATTAGATATAAGGCCATCAAGGTGTTGAAAGAACGAGTGTTCAGAACCCTCTATGCAGAGTGCAACGTCACATttcggataatattataattataatattgtgcggTGTCCACGCACATGCGGTAGGTAGGATACCAGCTACCTACATCATGTCCGGCAACGCctaattttttgtgtctgtatcgttattattatatttaattgcttaaaaaattattacgtttttgtACAGTGCCACTATAGTGCCCTCCTCGATCTATATACGATCAATGTCCAAGGTCACTGTCACATCGCCTTGCCGGCGTTTAATTGTGACCATGCACTCTCCAgtgtacgtataatatgtgtacaatgtatatttgtataatatatgcgtgATCCGGATTTTGTCCTTTCGGACCGGCAACGCCCTGTGCGTTAGGTAGGAGCCGGAACACCCTGGATACCTATACCGGTATTATAGGCACCGGCCGTTTATTTATAAGGACCGCTGTACCAGGCATTGGCATCACACTCCATCTCCTCACATCCCGAGTTACACATCGACCACAGGTTGAAGTTTGCAGATTCGTTGTAGACAACGCAAGAAGAAATCACCAAACACGAAATGGCTTCTTTCAAGTATCTGGTGAGTGGCTTTaacaacacattattataatattataccgcagCGCAAATGTTATTATCTTGTACGGCTGATAGATTATTAATGTTGTATATAGATACATACAGCGTACACCTTTAGCGTATAATGATTGTCGTtcgattattataaatgcaaatttCCACGTCAGTTTCAGTTATATACCgacgtaatatttttgaaaaattcttgGCCCTTGAAatattatcgatataatatcGATTTCGCCTTGACGAACCTCGAATGTTTCGATCTAGTACCGCCTAAACGAGTCGGAGAccttcaaatacaatttattattagaaatcatgtacctaggtacgattattaaatattttaaaaactacgaTAAAATTCTATGTTGTCCgaaaatgtttattcattacCATAATTTTAACCAGATTTCCTAGTcgtttactatttactataatatgttttcattatttggcataattacattataatttataacgtgaTTGCTTATTAATgtacgattaaaaataatattatatatgtatatatatcaaCAATATAGTTGATACTAATTACTAGTTGATATACATAGTTGCTGAACAACGGTCTAGAAATGTACACGACTTGAACCAACTCGTTTCTGTTAGTATCTACATACTAATAATTactgagtatattttatatttgtgctACGATGATTCGGTATATTACTTTTCGTAAACCTATATAAGTCGAACTACCTACATGatataaacgaaaaacgaaTTGGTCAAATTTGTTGTTCTAATTGGATACGATTCAGCTTTAAATGTTAAACTAATCTTCTGTTTTATTGCACTACACCAattgtaaatttacaatttaataattatattaaaaaaaaataataaaaattacaaaagacATATCGCATTGTGATTCGTCATTGAGACACTACGCTGTGtctgtacctataatttatataaaatattataatatatgtatgtacctatacaattttattcatgacatcaaaaacgaattatatttaattattatttctgttttccGTACTATACAGATATTCATCGCCTTGGCCGTGTACTCCGTTTCCGCCGAAGAAGGAGTGAGAGCAAAGAAACACGCCTACATCGCCGCTGCCCCAGCTCGTAAGtgctaataatatacattttaatatacgatAGTGCACCTACATAATACCTTTACCTATATTATCGTCAAGTTCGAAATAGTTCCTGTACATTTTCCTTTCAATcaacctaaattataatatagagatgtTTAATGATACATTCATTTTTGTCCACAGCGATTTTGAGTTACTCTGCCTCTGCCCCTGGATCGTTCTCATACGCTAGTTACACCGGTTACCCGTACAGCTATCCAGCAACTGCAGCCGCATACCGCGTGCCCGCCGCATACCCAGCAGCGGCGTACCCAGCAACGGCTTATGCTGCCGCCGCATACCCGATCTACCACGAAGATGACGGCCAATACTGGCCTGGCAAATACGAAAAGTCTTACGTCCCAGCCTACAAGGCCGCATACCAGAGCTACCCCGAAGACGATGGCAAATACTGGCCTGGCAAATACGAAAAGGCTTACGTCCCAGCCTACAAGGCCGCATACCCGATCGCCTACCACTATTGAAAACTCTCACCACAATGATTCTCAACCTCCCTTCAAAACAATCGTAGTTCTTCCATAAgacttttaacaataaaaacgtgatcttaatttttttctcaatcGATTTTGTTGTTATTTCTCTATTCCTATCCAGACAGCGTCATACAATATCatcatatgatattaatatattattataatatcgcctattaaggtatatacctattataacctATATCTGTATTATGcactattataaaacataatattacgtaaagTTCACCGTAGTGCAGTGGCGTATCTAAGGAGAGGGGGTATGTAGGTGTCATCCTCCCCTCCGCAATCCAActtgtagatacctatataacagtATGAagatatgtgtataatgtatattgaatatGTCTATTGAAATCTTTATATCACCCACTCAAGAAAAACTCCTATAGATACGTTATACTACAGCaatagtgaatattatataggtacctactgtattatGTATTTGCTTAAAACTTAAATCGCTTTCAAATACGAAACACGCTTTAGTAGCTatacatatagtacctacaactatagtaggtactctatagcagtggcgtaattaaaaatgttttatggaaATTGGGAGGggaaatgaatattttaaagccACCGGCCTGTTGGGCTTCTGCCCTCTTTTCGGCCatacaattaatttgtttttcaacataatgcataaaaaaaaaaaaacgagtgagTATAGCTAACACTCTGCCTCTGCTGTACTTTAGGTGTCTAGACTCAGTAGACTCTAGGTCAGTGGTGCGCAACCTTTTATGATCCACGAcccccaaaataatttactttgatGATACGACCCTCTTCCTACCAACTttatttaagtgtataatatatactaattattgGCAATTGGCATCCCCTAATAACATTTTGCGACCGCCTTAGGCTCTAGAGCAGCGTTTTTCAAATATACGTACCACCACCacagttgaaaaatgttaatgtacCACTATACTCACTATACCAAAAAACATTGCTTTtgcttatcaaaaatgtattttacatatgtatggaattttattttattagtaactacaaaattatgataatattataaccatttaatgaataaaaagaaactgaaatatgtagaattattatttatattattattatgaatatcaaataaaccaaaaaatatttaattgtgaaTGAtgattcattcaattttttttttataaaggaagATTTTCTTATCGCGTATTTCCTAAGAGATTTCCGGGTTGAGAAACGCTGCTATAGACAGTCTCTGTTATGGATgtgtcaaatttgaattcaatgtcaTATAATCATtgtgtacgaaaaacgattctgggcgAAGATGGTCTATCAGTCatcaatctatataatattactatgtatattttatgatattattgcgacTGCAGAATCGATGAAAAAAGTGGCTTTTAGATCTAAAAGCCAGACAAAACTGAAGGAATTTGATTtgatggattttaattttgaaaatggattATGATTGTCGATTgattaacaagtttactaggtttGAATAGAGGTGAttcttaatatttcaaatatttgaatgtcatgatgaatattataatttataattaaaaaatatcatattttattcatggaTATCAAAGCtgaaaaaatagatattcaaaatcgcctttATAATAACCTATCATAAactaattaatcaattaaattcagttttaaaaatttaaatccgaCAAATAAAATTCCTTCAGCTCTGTCTGGGATTTTGgtcgaaaaattttaaatcgaaaaaagtTTATCTTATTCATAATATCATTgccaatgatattaaaattaattaacaacgAATACAAATAACGTCCGACCTGTATATTGCGGGCCAACTGTTTTTATAGGAAATGTTGACCGAAAACTATTACAGATtagatgtgtgtgtgtttaccCTGTACAAAAATACAAGGTACTATTACAACACATCATTATGTTAAATTGCCTctatattaatttctttaaaacaCGACCAACTGcacattaaagtaatttatttagtacTACAGtagattaaattcatttttgacgaaaaaattgcatttgaaaatggcattgt from the Acyrthosiphon pisum isolate AL4f chromosome X, pea_aphid_22Mar2018_4r6ur, whole genome shotgun sequence genome contains:
- the LOC100169376 gene encoding uncharacterized protein LOC100169376; this translates as MASFKYLIFIALAVYSVSAEEGVRAKKHAYIAAAPAPILSYSASAPGSFSYASYTGYPYSYPATAAAYRVPAAYPAAAYPATAYAAAAYPIYHEDDGQYWPGKYEKSYVPAYKAAYQSYPEDDGKYWPGKYEKAYVPAYKAAYPIAYHY